From Methanosarcina lacustris Z-7289, one genomic window encodes:
- a CDS encoding PDDEXK nuclease domain-containing protein → MANKTGDDGKPDGRVNLGSRREEAMFPAAPPLSDLPEDYAEALNEIKSRIQQERLRVLLAANSAMTLLYWDIGQMILKKQSQAGWGAKIIDRLAKDLREAFPDMKGFSSRNLKYMRAFAEAWQDPSIVQQLAAQIPWFHNCLLLGKIKDQATREWYIHRTIENGWSRNILSLQIESGLHERQGKAITNFKKILPPEDSDMATQVFKDPYLFDFLGTADLRRERELEQALVDHIQHFLLELGAGFAFVGRQVPLEVAGHDFLIDLLFYHLKLRCFVVIELKAVPFDPSFIGQLNFYLSAVDDLLRHPDDKPAIGLLLCRTRDKLVVEYALRDLNKPIGVAEWETQIVKELPKELKSSLPTIEELEKELNEYEKGGKEQ, encoded by the coding sequence ATGGCGAATAAAACTGGAGATGATGGAAAGCCGGATGGGCGTGTAAATCTGGGCAGTCGTAGAGAGGAAGCTATGTTCCCGGCTGCGCCCCCACTCTCAGATCTGCCGGAAGACTATGCTGAAGCCCTGAACGAGATAAAGAGCCGTATCCAGCAAGAACGCCTGCGAGTTTTACTGGCTGCCAACTCAGCTATGACTCTCCTTTACTGGGACATCGGGCAGATGATCCTGAAAAAGCAGTCTCAAGCCGGATGGGGTGCGAAAATCATAGATCGGCTGGCAAAAGACCTGCGAGAGGCTTTTCCGGATATGAAGGGCTTTTCTTCTCGGAACCTCAAGTACATGCGGGCTTTTGCTGAGGCATGGCAAGACCCCTCAATTGTGCAGCAGCTTGCTGCACAAATTCCATGGTTCCACAACTGTTTGCTTCTGGGCAAAATTAAGGATCAGGCGACCAGAGAGTGGTATATCCATCGGACTATCGAAAATGGTTGGTCTCGTAATATCCTCTCGCTTCAGATCGAGTCAGGGCTCCACGAGCGTCAGGGTAAAGCTATCACCAACTTTAAGAAGATTCTGCCTCCGGAAGATTCCGATATGGCGACCCAGGTGTTCAAAGATCCTTATCTTTTCGACTTTCTGGGTACTGCTGATTTACGCCGCGAGCGTGAATTAGAGCAGGCACTGGTGGACCATATCCAGCACTTTTTGCTGGAGCTGGGGGCGGGTTTCGCCTTTGTGGGCCGACAGGTCCCTCTGGAGGTTGCCGGGCATGACTTTCTGATCGATCTGCTCTTCTACCACCTGAAACTGCGTTGCTTTGTTGTAATAGAGCTAAAAGCGGTTCCCTTCGACCCCTCCTTCATTGGCCAGCTCAATTTCTACCTCTCAGCCGTGGACGACCTTCTCCGCCACCCCGATGACAAACCTGCAATCGGGCTCCTCTTATGCCGGACCAGGGACAAACTCGTAGTAGAATATGCTTTACGAGACCTCAATAAGCCCATTGGCGTTGCAGAGTGGGAAACCCAAATCGTCAAAGAACTTCCAAAAGAACTTAAGAGTAGCCTGCCAACAATTGAGGAACTGGAAAAAGAACTGAATGAGTACGAGAAGGGAGGGAAAGAGCAATGA
- a CDS encoding restriction endonuclease subunit S has translation MIHDLKPYPAYKDSGVPWLGEVPEHWEVKRTDHVMLVRKSLIQPQELRDKLVCHFSIPNVQKFGTGASESGDSIDSAKIRLFESTLLVSRLNPRMGTITFAKPDPDLMTVCSTEFVPLVPRSCLGHFANYAFRAEPIRLELNSRVDSATKSHQRVSPRDIEKLDLAWPPIPEQSAIIHYLDYIDQRIRHYIRTKQKLIKLLEEQKKAIIHQAVTRGLDPNVRLKPSGVEWLGDVPEHWEVTKLHRITDPRRPVMYGIVLPGPSVDDGVFIVKGGNCEPGRLRAECLSRTTFDIEGKYARSRLNKDDIVYAIRGSIGAAELVPIELVGANLTQDAARIAPCAGILPKWLLYFVQSKAFFSKLDAGAVGATIRGINIRDLKRADVIVPPTSEQFVIAEHLEAENERFAFVIGRAHREISLLREYRTRLIADVVTGKLDVREAAANLPEETEVMETFDDSLAEDGLENGEIEDEQAGKIEDEVLV, from the coding sequence ATGATCCACGACCTCAAACCCTACCCCGCATACAAAGATTCTGGCGTTCCGTGGCTTGGAGAGGTGCCGGAACATTGGGAAGTGAAGCGAACAGACCACGTTATGCTTGTACGTAAATCGCTAATACAACCCCAAGAATTGCGAGACAAACTGGTCTGCCATTTCTCGATACCTAATGTTCAAAAATTTGGCACAGGTGCAAGTGAGTCCGGCGACTCTATAGACAGTGCTAAAATTCGCCTATTCGAGTCGACTCTTTTAGTTTCTAGGCTAAATCCACGAATGGGAACAATTACCTTTGCAAAGCCAGATCCCGATCTTATGACTGTCTGCTCGACTGAGTTTGTTCCTCTCGTACCAAGGTCCTGTCTTGGCCATTTTGCTAATTATGCATTTAGAGCTGAGCCAATCCGGTTAGAGTTAAACTCTCGCGTTGATTCGGCTACAAAAAGCCATCAAAGAGTCTCACCTCGGGACATTGAAAAGTTGGATCTTGCTTGGCCACCAATTCCCGAACAATCCGCTATCATCCACTACCTCGATTACATCGACCAGCGCATCCGGCACTACATCCGCACAAAGCAGAAACTTATCAAGCTGCTGGAAGAGCAAAAGAAAGCGATTATCCATCAGGCCGTCACCCGTGGGCTCGATCCCAATGTGAGGCTAAAGCCTTCGGGGGTGGAATGGTTGGGGGATGTGCCGGAGCATTGGGAAGTGACAAAACTCCATCGAATCACTGACCCACGACGACCTGTTATGTATGGGATCGTTCTACCTGGACCAAGCGTGGACGATGGAGTATTCATTGTTAAGGGTGGAAATTGTGAGCCGGGACGCCTTCGGGCTGAGTGCCTATCACGCACAACGTTCGACATTGAGGGAAAGTACGCTCGGTCGCGTTTGAATAAAGATGACATCGTCTACGCAATTCGTGGAAGTATTGGGGCAGCGGAACTGGTGCCTATTGAGTTGGTGGGCGCGAACCTAACGCAGGATGCAGCGAGAATAGCTCCATGTGCCGGAATACTGCCCAAGTGGCTCCTATATTTCGTCCAATCGAAAGCATTCTTTTCCAAACTCGATGCAGGTGCTGTTGGTGCAACAATTAGAGGCATCAATATCCGGGATCTTAAACGCGCAGACGTGATTGTCCCTCCAACAAGCGAACAATTTGTGATAGCTGAGCACCTTGAAGCTGAGAATGAGCGCTTCGCCTTTGTGATCGGACGTGCTCACCGTGAAATCTCCCTTCTCCGCGAATACCGCACCCGCCTGATAGCCGATGTTGTAACTGGAAAACTGGATGTGAGAGAGGCAGCGGCGAACTTACCAGAAGAAACCGAAGTAATGGAAACTTTCGACGATTCTCTGGCTGAGGATGGGCTGGAGAACGGTGAAATAGAGGATGAGCAGGCCGGAAAAATAGAAGATGAGGTTCTCGTATGA
- a CDS encoding type I restriction-modification system subunit M translates to MNDNNLSWITNFIWGIADDVLRDLYVRGKYRDVILPMTVLRRLDAVLEPTKPAVLDMKAALDRADITNQDQALRQAAEQAFYNTSKFTLRDLRSRSSQQQLKADFEAYLDGFSPNVQDILDNFEFRNQIPRLSKADALGKLIEKFLEPSINLSPDPVMNGNDSVKHSGLDNHAMGTLFEELIRRFNEENNEEAGEHWTPRDAVKLMARLIFLPIADKIESGTYLLYDGACGTGGMLTVAEEELKRLAEEHDRQVATHLYGQEINAETYAIAKADLLVKGEGDAADNLIGGPEYSTLANDAFPAREFDFMLSNPPYGKSWKSDLERMGGKDGIKDPRFVIEHAGDPEYSLLTRSSDGQMLFLVNMLSKMKHGTKLGSRIAEVHNGSSLFTGDAGQGESNIRRWVIENDWLEAIVALPLNMFYNTGIATYIWVLGNRKPEHRQGRVQLIDATQWYRPLRKNLGKKNCELAEEDIRKICDTFLAFEESEQSKIFLNAAFGYWKVTLERPLRLAVDLKPDAIATFRKVCTEAGEEQLAALIDRAEAQLGPGPHNDFNAFLPSFEALAIKAGVKLTAKRLKLLQNSLARKDESALPVIKKVHKPGKAEADPLHGRFEATVNGKLCVVEYEPDSELRDTEQVPLLEQGGIEAFIQREVLPHAADAWIDENSIKTGYEVSFTRYFYKPQPLRSLKDIRADILALEKETEGLLEEIIGRSER, encoded by the coding sequence ATGAATGACAATAACTTAAGCTGGATCACTAACTTCATCTGGGGAATCGCAGACGACGTGCTACGCGACCTCTATGTTCGTGGCAAGTATCGTGATGTAATCCTGCCGATGACCGTCCTGCGGCGCCTGGATGCGGTACTTGAACCAACAAAACCGGCTGTTCTCGATATGAAGGCAGCTCTTGACAGGGCAGACATAACAAACCAGGACCAGGCTTTACGCCAGGCTGCAGAGCAGGCTTTTTACAACACTTCCAAATTCACTCTGCGAGACCTGCGTTCCCGCTCCAGCCAGCAGCAGCTCAAAGCTGATTTTGAAGCTTATCTTGACGGCTTTTCTCCTAATGTTCAGGATATTCTTGACAATTTTGAGTTCCGAAATCAGATCCCACGCCTTTCCAAAGCCGATGCACTGGGAAAACTTATTGAAAAGTTCCTTGAACCTTCAATCAACCTGAGTCCTGATCCGGTGATGAACGGCAATGACTCAGTGAAGCATTCCGGCCTAGACAATCATGCCATGGGTACGCTCTTTGAGGAACTTATAAGGCGCTTCAATGAAGAAAATAATGAGGAAGCCGGTGAGCACTGGACTCCCCGTGATGCTGTAAAGCTGATGGCACGGCTTATCTTCCTTCCCATCGCCGATAAGATTGAGTCGGGAACCTACCTGCTCTACGACGGAGCATGCGGAACCGGCGGTATGCTGACCGTGGCTGAAGAAGAACTGAAGCGGCTTGCAGAGGAGCACGACAGGCAGGTTGCAACACACCTGTACGGCCAGGAGATTAATGCCGAAACTTATGCTATTGCCAAAGCCGATCTTTTAGTCAAAGGCGAAGGCGACGCAGCAGACAACCTTATTGGTGGTCCTGAATATTCGACCCTTGCTAACGATGCTTTTCCGGCACGTGAGTTTGACTTCATGCTTTCAAATCCTCCTTATGGAAAGAGCTGGAAGAGCGACCTCGAGAGGATGGGCGGAAAAGATGGCATCAAAGACCCTCGTTTTGTTATAGAGCACGCAGGTGACCCGGAGTACTCGTTACTTACACGCTCAAGCGACGGACAGATGCTATTTCTTGTTAACATGCTCTCGAAAATGAAGCATGGCACCAAACTCGGAAGCCGGATCGCAGAAGTTCATAACGGATCGTCACTTTTCACAGGTGATGCAGGCCAGGGTGAGAGCAATATCCGCCGTTGGGTCATTGAAAACGACTGGCTGGAGGCAATTGTTGCCCTTCCCCTGAATATGTTTTACAACACGGGCATTGCGACCTACATCTGGGTGCTTGGCAACCGCAAGCCTGAGCACCGGCAGGGCAGGGTCCAGCTTATCGATGCGACACAGTGGTACAGGCCACTTCGCAAGAACCTGGGCAAGAAGAACTGCGAGCTGGCTGAGGAAGATATCCGGAAGATCTGCGACACTTTCCTTGCCTTTGAGGAATCCGAGCAGTCAAAGATCTTCCTGAACGCCGCTTTTGGCTACTGGAAAGTTACGCTTGAAAGGCCGCTCCGCCTGGCTGTGGACCTTAAGCCGGATGCAATCGCCACCTTCAGAAAGGTCTGTACCGAAGCTGGAGAAGAGCAGCTTGCAGCACTTATAGACAGAGCAGAGGCTCAGCTTGGTCCGGGCCCGCACAACGATTTCAATGCTTTCCTTCCTTCTTTTGAGGCTCTGGCAATCAAAGCCGGAGTCAAACTCACCGCCAAACGGCTTAAACTGCTCCAGAACAGCCTCGCCCGGAAAGATGAGTCTGCCTTACCTGTTATCAAAAAGGTGCATAAGCCCGGAAAGGCTGAAGCCGACCCCCTGCATGGCCGCTTTGAAGCTACTGTGAACGGCAAACTCTGTGTGGTTGAATATGAACCGGATAGCGAACTGCGAGACACTGAGCAGGTTCCACTCCTCGAACAGGGTGGTATCGAGGCTTTCATCCAGCGTGAGGTACTGCCCCATGCCGCAGACGCATGGATAGACGAAAACAGCATCAAGACAGGCTACGAAGTGAGTTTCACCCGGTACTTCTACAAACCGCAGCCACTGCGCTCGCTGAAGGACATACGTGCAGATATTCTCGCACTGGAGAAAGAAACAGAAGGACTGCTGGAAGAAATTATCGGGAGAAGTGAACGATGA
- a CDS encoding glycosyltransferase family 2 protein, producing the protein MSEGARRFTSSVLSNDSFFPIEESKVNRELLLVNSSQCITQEDTPCARGVIPQKITLILPAYNEEVSIGSVVLLARRHVDRVIVVDNGSSDRTAEIAEQVGAEVIVHSPNNGKGMALKIGFEAAEGSDVIVTMDSDGQHNPSDIPKIVAPILEGVADMVNGSRYLNGNGKNIPAYRRVIHTILDKVTNMNSGVQVTDSQSSFRAFAGYTKDIFRFNSNGMAIESEMLADAGKAGLRIKEVEIDVRYDLGRSTENPIRYGLMVLLIILKYMEFNRPLYYFTIPGIALGTGGIYMSLIFLRTFSSGGSLNFGSTILTVLLTLVGTFMAFTGILLHLIEGIIRKSITR; encoded by the coding sequence GTGAGTGAGGGGGCTAGAAGGTTCACAAGTAGTGTCTTGTCCAATGATTCTTTTTTCCCAATAGAGGAATCAAAAGTCAATCGCGAACTGCTTTTGGTCAACAGTTCCCAATGCATCACGCAGGAGGATACACCCTGCGCAAGGGGGGTGATTCCCCAGAAAATAACCTTGATCCTTCCAGCCTATAATGAGGAAGTATCCATAGGAAGCGTTGTCCTGCTTGCGAGACGGCATGTCGACAGGGTGATCGTTGTAGACAACGGTAGCTCTGACCGGACAGCCGAGATCGCGGAGCAAGTCGGTGCCGAAGTGATTGTGCACTCCCCCAACAATGGAAAAGGCATGGCCCTCAAGATCGGTTTTGAAGCCGCTGAAGGCTCTGATGTTATTGTAACGATGGACTCTGACGGTCAGCACAACCCTTCAGATATCCCAAAAATTGTAGCTCCTATCCTTGAGGGCGTTGCAGATATGGTGAACGGTAGCCGCTACCTCAACGGAAACGGCAAAAACATTCCTGCCTACCGCCGCGTAATCCATACCATTCTGGACAAAGTTACGAACATGAATTCCGGTGTCCAGGTAACCGATTCTCAGAGCAGTTTTCGCGCTTTTGCTGGGTACACCAAAGACATCTTCCGCTTCAACTCTAACGGTATGGCAATAGAAAGCGAAATGCTCGCAGATGCAGGAAAGGCTGGGTTAAGGATCAAAGAAGTGGAGATAGATGTAAGGTACGATCTGGGTCGTTCGACAGAGAATCCAATAAGGTATGGATTGATGGTTCTTTTAATAATTCTAAAATATATGGAGTTTAACAGGCCTCTGTATTATTTTACGATTCCAGGTATTGCTTTAGGAACAGGAGGAATTTATATGAGCCTGATTTTTCTGCGCACTTTTTCTTCTGGTGGGAGTCTGAATTTCGGTTCAACGATTTTGACGGTCCTGCTAACTTTAGTCGGGACGTTTATGGCGTTTACGGGAATTCTGCTGCATTTGATTGAGGGAATTATCAGGAAGTCTATAACAAGGTAA
- a CDS encoding GmrSD restriction endonuclease domain-containing protein, translating into MKYGSEVMLQPQNQNKKYEHLFSDIDQGYLKIPKFQRDFVWSKAQTAKLIDSIIKGFPIGTFIFWKTREELRHIRNLGNIALPETPKGDAISYVLDGQQRITSLYALRKGLRITTNDKKEIDYKDIYVNLEFEPDSDEEVVSVDKPQESSSISVYDLLNSSLVNLIKKYNDGELEKIEKYQKRLINYDFSTIVISDYPIDIACEIFTRINTSGQELTLFEIMVAKTFDQDRNFDLAKEYEKLNCSEGPEKDLKDAGFDTIPPSTVLQCISAYLCQQVRRKDILKLDKYEFIESWEIVKNGIFCAVDYIRTHLRIPVSKLLPYNALLIPYSYFFIRNGGKSPTNLQNKLLTQYFWWASLSSRFSSGAEGKIALDLKKMDDILNEIPPTYRGEELNLTLDKLKWYWFSTGDAFCKAILCLYAYFEPKSFRSNSIVKIDNSWLKVSTSKNYHHFFPKGYVKKQGIEEWKGNSILNVTIVDDYLNKREIGAKAPGDYMKKFEDRNPELHNTMKTHLIDDMELYGVWGNNYETFIEKRGERVLEEINKRIEPSL; encoded by the coding sequence ATGAAGTACGGAAGTGAAGTAATGCTACAGCCCCAAAACCAAAACAAAAAATACGAGCATTTATTTTCAGATATAGATCAGGGATATCTAAAGATCCCCAAATTCCAGAGAGATTTTGTCTGGAGTAAAGCTCAAACAGCTAAGTTAATTGACAGTATCATCAAAGGTTTTCCAATTGGAACTTTTATATTCTGGAAAACCCGTGAGGAATTACGCCATATAAGAAATCTGGGAAATATCGCTCTTCCAGAAACACCAAAAGGTGATGCTATTTCGTATGTTTTGGATGGGCAGCAACGTATTACTTCATTATATGCTCTAAGGAAAGGCCTGAGAATCACAACAAATGATAAAAAAGAGATTGACTACAAAGATATCTACGTCAACCTTGAATTTGAGCCAGATTCCGATGAGGAAGTTGTTTCCGTAGATAAGCCTCAGGAGTCTTCTTCAATTTCTGTTTATGATCTTTTAAATTCAAGTCTTGTAAACTTGATAAAAAAATACAACGACGGTGAACTTGAAAAGATCGAAAAATACCAAAAACGTCTTATTAATTACGATTTTTCAACTATAGTAATCTCTGATTACCCAATTGATATTGCCTGTGAAATATTTACTCGCATCAATACCAGCGGTCAGGAACTAACTCTTTTTGAAATAATGGTTGCGAAAACCTTTGACCAAGATAGAAATTTTGATCTTGCAAAGGAGTATGAAAAACTCAATTGTAGCGAAGGTCCAGAAAAGGATCTTAAAGACGCTGGGTTTGATACAATTCCTCCTTCTACAGTTCTTCAGTGCATTTCAGCTTATCTCTGCCAGCAGGTAAGACGAAAAGACATTCTAAAACTCGATAAGTATGAGTTTATAGAAAGCTGGGAAATCGTGAAAAATGGAATATTTTGTGCTGTTGACTACATTCGTACACATCTTCGAATTCCGGTATCTAAATTACTTCCATACAATGCTCTGTTAATCCCTTATTCCTATTTCTTTATCAGAAATGGAGGTAAAAGTCCAACAAACCTTCAAAATAAACTTCTTACTCAATATTTCTGGTGGGCATCCCTATCATCTCGCTTTTCCTCAGGAGCAGAGGGAAAAATTGCTCTGGATTTAAAGAAAATGGATGATATCTTAAACGAAATACCGCCTACTTATCGTGGAGAGGAATTAAATTTAACATTGGATAAGTTGAAATGGTATTGGTTCAGCACAGGGGACGCTTTTTGTAAAGCAATTTTATGTCTTTATGCTTATTTTGAGCCTAAATCTTTCAGATCCAACAGTATTGTAAAAATAGATAACTCATGGCTGAAAGTTTCAACAAGTAAAAATTATCACCATTTCTTCCCAAAAGGCTACGTGAAAAAACAAGGGATCGAGGAGTGGAAGGGGAATTCAATTCTGAATGTAACCATAGTTGACGATTACTTGAATAAGCGTGAAATCGGGGCCAAAGCTCCTGGGGACTACATGAAGAAATTTGAAGATCGTAATCCTGAACTTCATAACACTATGAAAACCCATCTCATTGATGATATGGAACTTTATGGGGTATGGGGGAACAATTACGAGACATTTATAGAAAAACGTGGAGAAAGGGTCCTAGAAGAAATCAATAAAAGAATTGAGCCAAGTTTATGA
- a CDS encoding DUF4268 domain-containing protein: protein MTPNAIGKLERLPLREVWKHEAYDFTQWLQENIDVLNMALDLNLVNVDRETAAGPFSIDLVAEDEGGRTVIIENQLEKSNHDHLGKIITYLTAMSARTAIWIVSDPRPEHVAAIAWLNESSSASFYMVKVEAVKIGDSPAAPLFTLIVGPSEEAKDAGQTKREIAERYNLRRRWWTMLLERASRVSKLHAHITPGDYSWLGASAGIRGLNLNYSVTQEECSAELYIDRGKDSEQENKLIFDQLYANREAIEQTFGGPLNWQQMEGRRASRIRYSRKNGGYRSPEEQWPEIQDSIIQSMIKLEKALSPFFKQLKING, encoded by the coding sequence ATGACTCCGAATGCGATAGGAAAGCTGGAACGTCTGCCACTGCGCGAAGTATGGAAACACGAAGCTTATGATTTTACGCAGTGGTTGCAGGAGAATATCGACGTTTTGAATATGGCACTGGACCTGAACCTTGTAAATGTTGATAGGGAGACGGCGGCTGGCCCATTCAGTATCGATCTGGTGGCAGAGGACGAGGGCGGCAGGACCGTGATTATTGAAAATCAGCTTGAGAAAAGCAATCACGACCATTTGGGTAAGATTATCACCTACCTCACAGCAATGAGCGCTCGCACAGCAATATGGATTGTTTCTGACCCACGCCCTGAACACGTGGCTGCGATTGCCTGGCTTAACGAGTCCAGCAGTGCAAGCTTTTACATGGTTAAAGTGGAAGCGGTCAAGATTGGGGATTCGCCTGCAGCACCACTGTTCACACTCATTGTAGGGCCATCGGAAGAAGCCAAAGACGCAGGACAGACTAAAAGAGAAATTGCTGAAAGATATAACCTCCGCAGACGCTGGTGGACGATGTTGCTGGAACGAGCTTCCAGAGTCAGCAAACTGCACGCACATATAACACCTGGAGACTATTCGTGGTTAGGAGCCAGTGCTGGAATACGCGGATTAAACTTAAACTACTCAGTAACTCAAGAAGAATGTTCAGCAGAGTTGTATATAGATCGGGGCAAGGATTCGGAGCAGGAAAATAAACTTATCTTTGACCAGTTGTACGCGAATCGTGAGGCAATAGAACAAACTTTTGGTGGCCCTCTAAACTGGCAGCAAATGGAAGGCAGGAGAGCCTCAAGAATCAGGTATAGCCGAAAAAATGGAGGTTATCGCTCCCCCGAAGAACAATGGCCAGAGATTCAGGACTCGATAATTCAGTCAATGATTAAGCTGGAAAAGGCACTGAGTCCTTTTTTCAAACAGTTGAAAATTAACGGATAA